The nucleotide window TACGAGTCTGAGCTTAATGGCGCTACTCCGTCTCCGCCGCTGGACGACCTCGAAGGCAACCCCAAGGATCGTGAGCTTTCCTGGCAAGACGGTTACTTTTCCGTCAGCCGTCATGTCCCTGATACAGGGTTCCACTCCCAGCATGGCCTGGATAGCAGGAAGTTCAAACCTGATACCATGCATGGAATCGTCGTTCCTCGGTCAAAAAGCAGTTGCCTCTTTGAAGAATACACGCCATCAACATCGATACACATGTAGGCCACAACGCTCCCGGGAGGACCTTCCTGACTGGGTTCCATGTCAGCCAAAATCCGCCGGAAGTGAAGCCCCGGACCATGGTCCGCGGGAAGACGGGATGGGGCGTCTTTTAAACAACCCTGGAACCTGGGCTCCCCACCTTGCGCTTGGGGGTTTGGCAGTCACTGCGGTCAAAGTTCCGCTGTCATTCCGCCCTCGTTCCGTGGTGGAAGCAGGGGTGTTTAAGGCGATGGTGAACCGATCGGCCTTTCTTTGCGAAGTTGGGTGTCAGAAGATGACGTGACGACCAAACAAACAGTCACAAGGAATTTCTCTCTCAAGGTGACAGGACCCCAGATCAGCATGTGTCCAGCGTAACCCCCGTCGTGATAGCCGCTAATGCTATGCTAAAAtgcttgttgttgacagATCCACCCTAGTTCCACGCCGCCGACCTTATTTTGACGACTTGGACTTGGCTTGCACTTGGTGGATGGTGAAGGGTCCAGCTGCCGTCTTCTGGAATGTCATGGTGAGAGCCTCATTCGATTTTCACATGGCGAAAGACTACCCGAGCGCATGCGCTACCCAGCCTTGGCTGTGACCCTGCTTCCTGCGTGCCAGATCATGTCATTGTAGCCATGCGGAGATCGTGCGCTCGTGATTGGCATCTTGACGCGAGATGACTTAaccttggtggtgatacaGCATTTGGTGTTACGCGGCATGAAGCCAAAGAAATGCACATGGAATGAATTGTTTCTATTCCACGTTCGGCCTGCCAGCATGTATTCACATGcacctcgtcatcaccatTACTGGCCATTCACCAAGGCGCGTTGGTGCCATCGTACACATTTGCCCTCCCCGGAGCGGGCTTGTCCCAGCGCTCGACAAATACCTTGGGTAGCTTCCCGTTGACTTCCTTTTGGCtcttgttgaagatgatgtcgagaGAGGCCTTGGCGCCCTGCTCAGCGGTCAAGTCGGCCATGTCACCACCTCCGAGCTCTGTCTTCATCCACTATTTCCGCATATTAgcattcatcatcattcacGGAACGCCGAGAAAACTTACGCCAGGGCAGAGAGCAATGAAAGTGAAGCCATCCTTCTCGTGGTCAAGAGCCCACTGCACGGTCAGAGCGTTGAGAGCAGCCTTTGTGATCTTGTACGCGGGACCAGGAAATTGAACGAAATGCTCTGCCAGACTGATGGAGCCAAGGGTAGTGGAAATGTTGgccaccttcttcagctgGCCCTTTTCGAGAAGTGGGAAGAAGGCTTGGGTTACCCAGTGAACGCCTTGGACGTTGACcaagaagctggaagagAGGTTGTCCCTTTGGAAGTGTCAGCGCTCGTTCAGGGGGAACCGATGGATCAAGAAGGCACTCACATGGACTTTATCCCTTGGAACGCATATTCACAGATACCAGCATTGTTGATCAGGACATCGAGACCCTTGCCGCCGAGCTTGGCCTCTGTCTCGGCagcggccttcttgatggaCTCTTGGTCTGTCACGTCAAGCTTGACCCATTCAGCACGGCCAGAAGAGCTGTTGACAACTTCACTGAGGGCTGAAGAGTCGCTGCGGGAAGAAGCGATAATCTTGCTGACTTTGGAAGTGGGCAGAGCTAAAAGCTCCTTGACCAGAGCCAAGCCGAATCCTCTAGAGGCACCAGTGATAAAGAAGGAAGTCATGGTTGTGAGTTTGTGTATGCAAGCTTGAAATTGTGTCGATTTCGTGCGTGCGGTAGTGAGTATGAGATTTCTGGTGGTTGTGTGGGCTATAGATGGACCTTACTCAGAATATGCAGTGGAGGAAATATGGGATACCCAATAATGTATAGCGGCCAAGCCAAATCACGGTACGCATGCCATTTCCATGATCGCAGGATTTGTCagcgagggggtggttgagaaTGACCAATGGTTATGGTGGGGAATATACGGCTCGATGGTGCCCTTCTTTGTTTGTTTAATGGATGCATTTGcgacgtcaacaacaaagtTTCCAACATGGCAAATGAGAATGGATACAGTTATATGATTGGACAAAGACAATGGGAGGATGCGTGGAAACTTTCGACCGATGCCCGATATTCAATCGGATTTCGACAAACA belongs to Podospora bellae-mahoneyi strain CBS 112042 chromosome 6, whole genome shotgun sequence and includes:
- a CDS encoding hypothetical protein (EggNog:ENOG503P015; SMCOG1001:short-chain dehydrogenase/reductase SDR; antiSMASH:Cluster_3; COG:Q) — protein: MTSFFITGASRGFGLALVKELLALPTSKVSKIIASSRSDSSALSEVVNSSSGRAEWVKLDVTDQESIKKAAAETEAKLGGKGLDVLINNAGICEYAFQGIKSMDNLSSSFLVNVQGVHWVTQAFFPLLEKGQLKKVANISTTLGSISLAEHFVQFPGPAYKITKAALNALTVQWALDHEKDGFTFIALCPGWMKTELGGGDMADLTAEQGAKASLDIIFNKSQKEVNGKLPKVFVERWDKPAPGRANVYDGTNAPW